Proteins encoded by one window of Salirhabdus salicampi:
- a CDS encoding YlbF family regulator: MLATLEIVDILDNAEHISQMIIQSEEMKNFQEAKQRLHEDKEAQRKIAAFQRIKDHYEDVQRFGRYHPDYSNIMKEVRLKKREMDMDDSVATFKRAETELQALLDDVSSIIGKSVSPYIKVPRDGAVFTDSGCGCGSGGSCGCAS; encoded by the coding sequence TTGTTAGCTACACTTGAAATTGTTGATATTTTGGACAATGCAGAACATATTAGCCAAATGATTATACAATCAGAAGAAATGAAAAATTTTCAGGAAGCAAAACAACGACTTCATGAGGATAAAGAAGCGCAGAGGAAAATTGCTGCCTTTCAGCGAATAAAAGACCATTATGAGGATGTACAACGATTTGGTCGTTATCATCCTGATTATAGCAACATTATGAAAGAAGTACGTTTAAAGAAGCGGGAAATGGATATGGATGATTCAGTTGCTACATTCAAACGTGCTGAAACAGAACTACAAGCACTATTAGACGACGTGAGTAGTATCATAGGAAAATCTGTTAGTCCATATATTAAAGTACCTCGAGACGGTGCTGTATTTACAGATTCAGGTTGTGGTTGTGGAAGTGGCGGATCATGTGGATGTGCTTCTTAA
- a CDS encoding YlbE-like family protein, translated as MQPKVFQFLISRPDLLHFVRMNPYWYRILTRDPEQIQHLDKAAKPFYGKTISQKVGKINQQVSMLHMLLSMTEAMKERNK; from the coding sequence GTGCAACCAAAAGTATTTCAATTTTTAATTAGCCGTCCTGATTTATTACATTTTGTACGTATGAACCCTTACTGGTATCGAATCTTAACACGTGATCCTGAGCAAATACAACACTTAGATAAGGCAGCTAAACCGTTTTATGGGAAAACGATTTCTCAAAAGGTAGGCAAAATAAATCAGCAAGTGTCAATGCTCCATATGTTATTATCGATGACAGAAGCGATGAAAGAACGGAATAAATAA
- the ylbD gene encoding YlbD family protein: MKLHPKVEAFKKFVQQHPKLIDHVRNGKEDWQTYYEKWTLYGEGDEYWDQFKEDKEEQVEEEEQKGNQELLKKITKYIQDLDMDELQKQLSQLNGTISNVQTIIEQFQSHKNNHPFQQHPRPEKKNPFFFGKD, encoded by the coding sequence ATGAAACTTCACCCGAAAGTGGAAGCATTTAAAAAGTTCGTACAACAGCACCCGAAATTGATTGATCATGTCCGAAACGGAAAAGAAGATTGGCAAACCTACTATGAAAAATGGACTTTGTATGGTGAAGGGGATGAGTATTGGGATCAGTTTAAAGAGGATAAAGAAGAACAAGTAGAAGAGGAAGAGCAAAAAGGTAACCAAGAACTGTTAAAAAAGATTACAAAATATATTCAAGATCTAGATATGGATGAGTTACAGAAACAGTTATCACAATTAAACGGTACCATTTCCAATGTTCAGACTATCATTGAGCAATTCCAAAGTCATAAGAACAATCACCCTTTTCAACAACATCCACGGCCGGAGAAGAAAAATCCATTTTTTTTCGGGAAAGATTAA
- a CDS encoding CBS domain-containing protein produces MKSVRDIMTTDVDVCTTEDNIYEAAVIMKNRDVGAVPICDREAHLIGMVTDRDLVIRGYADKKSGSTSIQEVMSDQLYSVSPDTTTQEATEIMAEKKIRRLPVVDNGKLVGIVSLGDLSLDEQSDEAAGEALEEISETRPGMH; encoded by the coding sequence ATGAAATCTGTACGTGATATTATGACAACAGATGTAGACGTATGTACAACTGAAGATAATATTTATGAAGCAGCTGTTATCATGAAAAATCGCGATGTTGGAGCAGTGCCGATATGTGACCGTGAGGCACATTTAATTGGTATGGTAACCGACCGTGACTTAGTGATACGTGGTTATGCGGATAAAAAGTCGGGCTCTACTAGTATACAAGAGGTTATGAGTGACCAATTATATTCTGTTTCCCCTGACACGACTACTCAGGAAGCTACTGAAATTATGGCCGAGAAGAAAATTCGTCGTCTACCGGTTGTCGATAACGGGAAATTAGTCGGAATTGTTTCCCTCGGTGATTTATCACTTGATGAACAGTCAGACGAAGCAGCAGGAGAAGCGCTAGAAGAAATCTCTGAAACACGCCCTGGCATGCACTAA
- a CDS encoding YugN family protein, which yields MRIEETGIDGVTIDLKPLDFLMEKAGFVRTAAWDYERVTYDYKIDTPKTNETIYIRVQGYAVEGEVDSGSAVITLLTPLLGRHYYPHGIEYGEEEGFSTHVLDKTKRVLEQVAESLKEFRTNK from the coding sequence ATGAGAATTGAAGAAACAGGAATAGACGGAGTTACGATTGACCTCAAACCATTAGACTTTTTAATGGAAAAAGCTGGTTTCGTCCGCACAGCTGCATGGGATTATGAGCGTGTTACATACGATTACAAAATTGATACACCGAAAACAAATGAAACCATTTACATCCGTGTTCAAGGCTATGCTGTTGAAGGGGAAGTAGATAGCGGAAGCGCTGTTATTACGCTCCTTACACCACTATTAGGAAGACATTACTATCCACATGGCATTGAATATGGTGAAGAGGAAGGTTTTTCCACTCACGTGTTAGACAAGACGAAACGAGTACTGGAGCAAGTAGCTGAGTCTCTAAAAGAATTTCGAACAAATAAGTAA
- the ytvI gene encoding sporulation integral membrane protein YtvI: MFKLTKSQLTKILLFILAILIILFILPISIPLILALFTALVLNPVVKLLVHKVPINRKISVMVVFILFLIIMSTIGFYLTTKAVSQLVKLTENAPHYINQVSLLVNDWQEDINNFAEDLPTEVVTEFTTTIDQNLSAMKTKLSSNVTIENLASIVAKIPEYIVSILVYLIALFLFMLEIPRLKEKIYSVMTEQTAQKFSFMTSRLSYVIFGFFKAQLLVSIFIFAVSLIGLLYIAPDVAIIMSLIIWVIDFIPIIGSIVVLGPWALYMFLASDPITGSKLAILAVILLAIRRTVEPKVMGRHIGLSPLATLIAMYLGLQLLGVFGFFLGPIFVIIFNSAREAGIIKLNVKI; encoded by the coding sequence TTGTTTAAACTAACGAAATCCCAATTGACAAAGATACTTTTATTCATATTAGCCATTTTAATAATATTATTTATTTTACCGATTTCGATCCCATTAATTTTAGCTTTATTTACAGCTTTAGTGTTAAACCCTGTTGTAAAATTGCTGGTTCATAAAGTGCCAATAAATCGGAAAATAAGTGTTATGGTTGTTTTTATCCTATTTTTAATCATTATGAGTACCATCGGATTTTACTTAACAACAAAGGCGGTTTCCCAACTTGTTAAGTTAACTGAAAATGCACCTCATTACATAAACCAAGTTAGTTTACTCGTTAATGATTGGCAAGAGGATATCAATAATTTTGCAGAAGACTTACCGACTGAAGTCGTGACCGAGTTTACGACAACGATTGACCAAAATTTAAGTGCAATGAAAACGAAGCTTTCCTCAAATGTAACGATAGAAAATTTGGCAAGTATCGTTGCAAAAATCCCGGAATACATCGTAAGTATTCTAGTCTATTTAATTGCATTATTTTTATTCATGTTAGAAATACCAAGACTAAAAGAAAAAATTTATTCGGTCATGACGGAACAAACAGCGCAAAAATTTAGCTTTATGACATCTCGATTATCCTATGTGATCTTTGGCTTTTTTAAAGCACAATTACTTGTAAGTATATTTATTTTTGCCGTCAGTCTAATTGGTCTCTTATATATTGCACCTGACGTAGCAATTATTATGTCGCTGATCATTTGGGTTATAGACTTTATTCCGATTATAGGGTCAATTGTTGTTTTAGGTCCTTGGGCACTATATATGTTTTTAGCTAGTGATCCGATAACCGGCTCTAAGCTTGCCATTTTGGCAGTCATCTTATTAGCAATTCGACGGACTGTTGAACCGAAAGTTATGGGAAGACATATCGGGTTATCTCCGCTAGCCACGCTCATTGCAATGTATTTAGGCTTACAATTACTTGGTGTGTTTGGGTTTTTCTTAGGACCTATTTTCGTTATCATCTTCAACTCTGCACGAGAAGCCGGTATTATTAAATTAAACGTTAAAATATAA
- a CDS encoding GNAT family N-acetyltransferase, which yields MRITTDRMEIQALSLEDANTLIRNKELFFQKQKAAFHNSWPHHGLRALLPLYIEHFKYDKTILGFGPWVIWNPKRDVIGDIGFKGVPVRGAVEIGYYINPEHRKLGYATEAVGSLTKWALGQTDVCVIFAQCDIRNQASQKVLEHNDYVQTKIEDDIVFYQKCAEIRNCTST from the coding sequence ATGAGGATTACAACCGATCGCATGGAAATACAAGCTCTATCGCTAGAGGACGCCAATACGTTGATTCGAAACAAGGAGTTATTTTTCCAGAAACAAAAAGCAGCTTTCCACAATTCATGGCCCCACCATGGTTTAAGGGCGTTGCTCCCATTATATATAGAACATTTTAAGTATGATAAAACAATATTGGGATTCGGTCCATGGGTGATCTGGAATCCAAAACGTGACGTTATTGGTGATATTGGGTTTAAAGGTGTACCGGTTCGTGGTGCAGTTGAAATTGGGTATTATATAAACCCGGAGCATCGGAAGCTTGGGTATGCTACTGAGGCAGTTGGAAGTCTGACGAAATGGGCTTTAGGTCAAACAGATGTATGCGTGATATTTGCCCAATGTGATATTCGTAATCAAGCATCTCAAAAAGTGTTAGAACATAACGATTATGTACAAACGAAAATTGAAGATGACATCGTGTTTTATCAAAAATGCGCTGAAATAAGAAACTGCACATCCACTTAG
- a CDS encoding DUF420 domain-containing protein, translated as MHLLPTLSTLFIVLSAIFVAIGWAFIIKKRKKAHKKAMITAAILAILFFIIYASRTVLLGNTSFGGPDDIKIYYTIFLIFHIILATVGAVFGIVTLTLAFKRNITKHEKIGPVTSIIWFFTASTGVVVYLLLYVLYDGGETTSMLKAIFGF; from the coding sequence ATGCATTTACTACCAACTTTAAGTACACTATTTATTGTTCTTAGTGCAATATTTGTTGCAATAGGCTGGGCTTTCATTATAAAAAAACGAAAAAAAGCACATAAAAAAGCGATGATTACCGCGGCCATTTTAGCGATTTTATTCTTTATTATATATGCGTCCAGAACAGTACTTTTAGGGAATACGTCATTTGGTGGTCCTGATGATATCAAAATTTATTATACGATTTTCTTAATTTTTCATATTATACTTGCAACAGTTGGGGCAGTGTTCGGTATTGTTACGTTAACATTAGCATTTAAACGTAACATTACGAAACATGAAAAAATTGGTCCTGTTACAAGTATTATATGGTTTTTCACCGCTTCTACAGGTGTAGTTGTTTATTTGCTTTTATACGTACTGTATGATGGAGGAGAAACAACAAGCATGTTAAAAGCGATCTTCGGCTTTTAA
- the ctaG gene encoding cytochrome c oxidase assembly factor CtaG: MWSKLQIFGFRALWSPYFLLYVLFIAIAYYLITGPLRQKFGGNVEKPTVKQQVSFYFGLFLLYVMKGSPIDLMSHILLMAHMIQMAFYYLVFPILIIRGIPTWVWQKVFRIKGLSAILRLFTKPLIAVLVFNGLFSIYHIPAILDYSKSHEIVHAIFSIILLFAAFCMWWPLFTPIKEQQTMKPLFKILYIFGNGVLITPACGLIMFSSMPLYATYSDAQAWINALSLCVPVDVLQGITLSGPELFSDITTLHDQQAGGIIMKVLQEFIYGGILAKVFYSWFHSENRGIDPIPNT; the protein is encoded by the coding sequence ATGTGGTCAAAATTACAAATCTTCGGTTTCCGGGCATTATGGAGTCCGTACTTTTTATTATATGTTCTATTTATAGCCATTGCTTATTACTTAATCACAGGTCCTCTACGTCAAAAGTTCGGAGGGAATGTGGAAAAACCAACAGTAAAGCAACAAGTGTCGTTCTACTTTGGACTTTTCCTCTTATATGTGATGAAAGGATCTCCGATTGATTTAATGTCTCATATATTATTAATGGCCCACATGATTCAAATGGCCTTTTATTATTTAGTATTTCCAATCTTAATTATTCGTGGTATTCCAACTTGGGTATGGCAAAAGGTATTTCGAATAAAAGGGTTATCAGCTATTTTACGATTATTTACTAAGCCATTAATTGCAGTACTCGTGTTTAACGGACTGTTTTCTATATATCATATTCCAGCAATATTAGATTACTCGAAGAGTCATGAAATTGTACATGCTATCTTTTCGATCATTTTACTCTTTGCTGCCTTTTGTATGTGGTGGCCCCTATTTACGCCAATTAAGGAACAACAAACAATGAAACCGTTGTTTAAAATATTGTATATTTTTGGTAATGGTGTTTTGATTACACCTGCATGCGGTTTAATTATGTTTTCTTCGATGCCACTTTACGCCACCTACTCTGACGCTCAAGCATGGATTAATGCTTTAAGTTTATGTGTACCTGTTGATGTGTTACAAGGGATAACTCTAAGTGGTCCTGAACTATTTTCGGATATTACTACACTACATGACCAACAGGCTGGGGGCATTATTATGAAGGTACTTCAAGAATTTATTTATGGCGGTATATTAGCGAAAGTGTTCTATTCTTGGTTTCACAGTGAAAATCGAGGTATAGACCCAATTCCAAACACGTAA
- the ctaF gene encoding cytochrome c oxidase subunit IVB: MEKNTNSTQQAEFYKNKHREELKYHNISFALMIVFTIIAFGLVMGDYSKTFVIPIIIVLAAVQVMFQLYYFMHMKDRGHELPALMIYSGVFAAVLTILALTTIVWL; the protein is encoded by the coding sequence ATGGAAAAGAACACCAATTCCACACAACAGGCTGAATTTTATAAAAACAAACATCGGGAAGAGTTAAAGTATCACAACATCTCATTCGCATTAATGATCGTTTTTACTATCATTGCTTTCGGATTAGTAATGGGGGATTATAGTAAAACGTTCGTAATACCGATCATAATCGTGTTAGCTGCAGTACAGGTGATGTTCCAGCTTTATTACTTCATGCACATGAAGGACAGAGGTCATGAATTGCCAGCTTTAATGATATACTCAGGAGTATTTGCAGCAGTGTTAACCATTTTAGCCTTAACGACAATTGTATGGTTATAA
- a CDS encoding cytochrome (ubi)quinol oxidase subunit III, whose protein sequence is MGAHEDVLKSGELPQEPEKATLEGKNKFLGFWFFLGGETVLFATLFGTYLALKNSFGNQDGYTTQELFGLGLVFLMTVILLSSSLTSVYAMYHMKNNNFKKMVFWLLITVALGATFLGLEVYEFYHYAHEYHHTFTAHAFGSAFYSLVGFHGAHVLFGLLWIMTLIVRNYKRGLNLYNAPKFYVASLYWHFIDVVWVFIFTVVYLMGKVG, encoded by the coding sequence ATGGGAGCACATGAAGATGTACTAAAGTCTGGTGAATTACCACAAGAACCCGAAAAAGCCACCCTTGAAGGGAAAAATAAATTTTTAGGTTTTTGGTTTTTCTTAGGCGGCGAGACTGTACTTTTTGCAACCTTATTCGGAACATACTTAGCACTGAAGAATTCTTTCGGTAATCAAGATGGGTATACTACCCAGGAATTGTTTGGCTTAGGATTAGTTTTCTTGATGACAGTAATCCTTTTGTCAAGTTCCTTAACAAGTGTATATGCGATGTACCACATGAAAAACAATAACTTTAAAAAGATGGTATTCTGGCTCCTAATCACAGTTGCATTAGGTGCAACCTTCTTAGGTCTAGAAGTTTATGAGTTCTATCATTACGCTCATGAATATCATCATACATTTACGGCACACGCATTTGGATCTGCATTCTATTCATTAGTAGGATTCCACGGTGCCCACGTATTGTTTGGTCTATTATGGATCATGACATTAATTGTTCGAAACTATAAACGCGGATTGAATCTCTACAACGCACCGAAGTTTTATGTAGCAAGCTTATATTGGCACTTTATTGACGTTGTTTGGGTATTCATCTTTACGGTTGTTTATTTGATGGGGAAGGTGGGGTAA